A region from the Vibrio navarrensis genome encodes:
- a CDS encoding IS630 family transposase (programmed frameshift): protein MDSLNNIDFKKLASQQKSIQMKMRLLALAHFKDGHSRTQIAKFLMVSRTSVNKWVHTFLEEGLEGLKEKPRTGRPPFLTSEQREQLSQYIKDKANDTQGGRLTGADIHAYIVKEFGQHYHPDSIYYLLDHMGFSWITSRSKHPKQSQEVQDDFKKIFKIETILKIPGYIALEHVDVWFQDEARFGQQNTTTRLWAEKGTRPRAVKQQQFEYAYLFGSVCPARGIGEAMVVPWVNKEIMIEHLKQISAITEKGRHAVIIMDGASWHTNDIAEPFSNVSIIKLPPYSPELNPIEQVWSWLRQHYLANQSFTDYEDIVEKVCKAWNRFLDSTDRVSKMCIREWIDLTS from the exons TGAAAATGAGACTGCTGGCCCTCGCTCATTTCAAAGATGGACACTCTCGCACCCAAATCGCCAAGTTTCTTATGGTGAGCCGAACCAGTGTTAATAAGTGGGTTCACACTTTTCTTGAAGAAGGATTAGAAGGGCTGAAGGAAAAGCCAAGAACGGGACGACCACCCTTCTTAACTTCTGAGCAAAGAGAGCAATTGAGCCAATACATAAAAGATAAAGCCAATGATACACAAGGCGGACGACTGACTGGGGCCGACATCCACGCTTATATCGTGAAAGAATTTGGCCAGCACTACCACCCTGATTCTATCTATTACCTGCTCGACCACATGGGCTTTTCATGGATAACTTCCCGCTCAAAACACCCCAAGCAATCTCAAGAAGTCCAAGACGATTTTAAAAAAAT ATTCAAAATTGAAACGATCCTGAAGATCCCAGGATATATCGCTCTAGAGCATGTGGATGTCTGGTTTCAAGATGAAGCCAGATTTGGGCAACAAAACACGACAACACGGTTATGGGCAGAGAAAGGAACACGCCCCAGAGCCGTGAAGCAACAACAATTTGAATATGCGTATCTGTTTGGCTCTGTCTGTCCCGCGAGAGGGATTGGCGAAGCGATGGTCGTTCCTTGGGTGAATAAAGAGATCATGATCGAGCATTTAAAGCAAATATCGGCAATCACTGAAAAAGGGCGTCATGCCGTCATCATTATGGATGGGGCGAGTTGGCATACCAATGACATTGCAGAACCGTTTAGCAATGTCAGTATCATCAAGCTCCCGCCCTATTCACCAGAGCTCAACCCGATAGAACAAGTGTGGAGCTGGCTCAGACAACACTATCTTGCCAATCAGAGTTTTACCGATTATGAGGATATCGTGGAGAAAGTGTGCAAGGCTTGGAATCGATTCTTGGACAGTACAGATAGGGTTAGCAAAATGTGCATAAGAGAGTGGATTGACCTGACCAGTTAA